The DNA window CCGCTGGTCAGCGAACGCAGCATCAAGGAAAGCGGCAGCGACGGCAGCGGCGGCGGCATAGCCGGTTCAACCGCCCAAATGCCCGGGCAAAGTATTCCCGGCCAGGTTGCCGGCGAAAACAGCTACCAAAAAAGTGATGACACAAGAAATTATCAAAACAGCACCCGGGTGGGCACGGTAGTGCAGGCTCCCGGCAGGGTGGTAAGAATATCCACCTCGGTGGTGGTGGATGATGCCGTCAAAGGCCTGGATGAAAACCAGGTGCAGCGGATTGTCAGCGCCGCCATCGGTTTCGATCAACAACGGGGCGACCAAATTACTGTTGCTTCCATGCCCTTTGACCGCGGCCAGTATGACCTGGGCGACCAAACAACGGCTCAAGCACAGCAGGATAAAAAGCAACTATATTTGATGGCGGCTGCCGCCGCCGGGGGCTTATTGCTGCTGGGCCTGATAATTTTCCTGGTGCGCCGGCGCCGCCGCCAAAAATTGCAGGCACAAACCGAGGCAATCCAGGGGTATCCTGAGGCAGCAGCCCCGCCGCAGGATACCGCAGCAGATGAACCGGCGTGGGAGATCCCGCCGCCCAAAGACAAACAAAAACAGCTGAAAGATTTGGCGGAAGAACGGCCGGACGATGTGGCTTCCGTATTGAAAGTATGGCTGAGGGAATAAGGGGTTAGATCCATGAATTACGACAAACTGACCGGTGAACAAAAAGCAGCGATATTGCTGATCTCCCTGGGGGCCGACATTTCTTCCAGGCTTTTAAAGCACGAGTTTACCGAGGAGGAAGTGGAACGCATCACCGCTGCCATTGCGGAAATGGATAAGGTGCCCAACGAGATTCAAAAGCAGGTTATTGAAGAATTTATATACTTGCTGCAGGCCAGGGACTATCTCTTAAACGGCGGTGTCAATT is part of the Desulforamulus hydrothermalis Lam5 = DSM 18033 genome and encodes:
- a CDS encoding flagellar M-ring protein FliF C-terminal domain-containing protein codes for the protein MKEDGNLGAGGFSGSAVERQLQIRRAFERELENRVQAMLTRVLGPNKAVAMVTAELDFSQQQTNTTEVTAGPLVSERSIKESGSDGSGGGIAGSTAQMPGQSIPGQVAGENSYQKSDDTRNYQNSTRVGTVVQAPGRVVRISTSVVVDDAVKGLDENQVQRIVSAAIGFDQQRGDQITVASMPFDRGQYDLGDQTTAQAQQDKKQLYLMAAAAAGGLLLLGLIIFLVRRRRRQKLQAQTEAIQGYPEAAAPPQDTAADEPAWEIPPPKDKQKQLKDLAEERPDDVASVLKVWLRE